A single window of Marinobacter sp. LA51 DNA harbors:
- a CDS encoding helix-turn-helix transcriptional regulator → MKPFNDGCAANDEFQSANSNLQRGELVRDLLRQRLQIPLLPVDTLARPALDQLIAEALIPRGVLFVEAPCGYGKSHAVTAGLHAADVHPDRFRWVALSEQDNSPSRFLTLIAIALDLPEASESSLQGGATFSDALAMMLVTLDRELESPSRTLILDNVQNLGNPAVVALLQQLMSDLPACLSMVLLSRRALPFETHGLELESRFSRLSSETLEFSRSETFEFYGQLLESNQLTSVAIDNLYDMTEGWPTPLALYRRELIRHSELKPVQETNSVECFLKESVLGNLTSAQRRSVRVMAELELCSDEFFLALAPVMPEIGFVPSQAMEHGLPLKAMPGRGRWYRMNPLLQEWLKAPVMAGHVDRMSYACHWFEEREQFPEALKYALLAGDSDAVVAIASEGSEALLLGQDTASLLRLRKSLPNQLLERSARLRIVYGWVHAIGGQFRQARSLIDGLEASDAKEHAARICALRAFILRGEGKVVPALEMADQALSAGDLSTQGQLVTQMVRSSALCACGRFTEARDANRAAARLAREAGDAGSEALAVYAHARIELGKGSLKHAEQLLRTGLDTAMHELARPAKIGETRLQLNLVLVLWHQGRDTEADRLLVTCGRHAERTRDLGLLLAMSVRVLMCRAAGRLDDAFVWIGRAERTMHAWQVDETLFVPVLEALKASCWLAQNQVDSAAQAVAKLEPYRLAGCVPELFPMMPGLLDCMDVRVALARGDSVRARETLTGIRERYEAVIPWGVELHIRLLEAVLVQEEKGLSAAQKILASVVAEASREHFISPFAELQNELRDLMTKGFAQIANGPFKDSLGRLYRIQPETESAEALAEPISDREQGVLELIAKGLSNQEIADKLHISLHTVKTHARRINAKLAVRSRTQAIVRARELGLL, encoded by the coding sequence GTGAAACCATTCAATGATGGCTGTGCAGCCAACGACGAATTTCAGTCAGCTAACAGTAATCTTCAGCGGGGTGAGCTCGTTCGGGATCTGCTGAGGCAAAGGCTTCAGATCCCGCTGTTGCCGGTCGATACACTGGCGCGGCCGGCCCTGGATCAACTGATTGCCGAAGCGCTTATTCCTCGGGGGGTGCTGTTTGTTGAGGCGCCCTGCGGCTACGGTAAATCTCATGCCGTGACGGCGGGCCTACATGCTGCCGATGTTCATCCAGACAGGTTTCGCTGGGTAGCGCTGAGTGAGCAGGATAATTCGCCTTCCCGATTTCTGACGCTTATTGCCATTGCACTCGACTTGCCGGAGGCCTCCGAGAGTAGCCTGCAGGGTGGGGCAACGTTTTCAGATGCGCTGGCGATGATGCTGGTCACGCTGGACCGGGAGCTAGAGTCGCCTTCACGGACACTCATTCTCGACAATGTTCAAAACCTTGGTAACCCCGCCGTTGTTGCGTTGCTGCAACAGCTGATGTCCGATCTTCCGGCGTGCCTGTCGATGGTGCTGCTTTCACGGCGCGCGTTGCCATTTGAGACCCACGGTCTTGAGCTTGAAAGCCGCTTCAGCCGGCTGTCCAGTGAGACCCTGGAATTTAGTCGGTCCGAAACTTTCGAGTTCTACGGCCAGTTGCTGGAATCAAACCAGCTCACCAGTGTGGCCATCGACAATCTGTATGACATGACCGAAGGCTGGCCGACGCCCCTTGCCCTGTACCGGCGCGAGCTGATCCGCCACAGTGAGCTCAAGCCAGTGCAGGAAACCAATAGCGTAGAGTGTTTTCTGAAAGAGTCGGTTCTGGGCAACCTCACCTCTGCTCAACGACGTTCTGTTCGTGTCATGGCAGAACTTGAGCTGTGTTCTGATGAGTTCTTCCTTGCATTGGCTCCGGTGATGCCCGAAATAGGTTTTGTGCCCTCCCAGGCAATGGAGCATGGTTTACCGTTAAAGGCCATGCCCGGTCGAGGACGCTGGTACAGGATGAATCCTTTGCTGCAGGAATGGCTGAAAGCGCCTGTTATGGCTGGGCACGTAGACCGGATGAGTTATGCCTGCCATTGGTTCGAAGAGCGGGAACAGTTTCCTGAAGCTTTGAAATACGCTTTGCTGGCTGGCGACTCGGATGCGGTGGTGGCGATCGCTTCAGAGGGTTCAGAGGCTTTGCTGCTGGGGCAGGACACTGCCTCCCTGTTGCGGTTACGAAAGAGCCTGCCGAATCAGCTTCTGGAGCGCAGTGCCCGGCTCAGAATTGTTTACGGATGGGTTCATGCCATAGGCGGACAGTTTCGTCAGGCCAGATCCCTGATCGATGGGCTCGAAGCGTCCGATGCTAAGGAGCATGCAGCACGCATCTGCGCGTTGAGAGCCTTTATCCTCCGGGGAGAAGGCAAGGTAGTGCCGGCATTGGAAATGGCTGATCAGGCCCTGAGTGCAGGTGATTTGTCCACTCAGGGACAGCTGGTTACCCAGATGGTGAGATCAAGCGCATTGTGTGCATGTGGCCGCTTCACGGAGGCGAGGGATGCCAATCGCGCCGCAGCAAGGCTTGCTCGGGAAGCGGGCGATGCAGGCTCGGAGGCACTGGCGGTATACGCCCATGCCAGAATTGAGCTCGGTAAGGGGTCGTTAAAGCATGCGGAGCAGCTACTGCGTACCGGGCTGGATACCGCGATGCATGAACTGGCACGGCCGGCCAAGATCGGTGAAACCCGTCTGCAGCTGAATCTGGTGCTGGTGTTGTGGCATCAGGGCCGAGACACAGAGGCTGACCGTCTTCTGGTCACCTGTGGTCGTCATGCCGAGCGTACTCGCGACCTTGGGTTGCTGTTGGCAATGTCTGTTCGCGTTCTGATGTGTCGAGCGGCAGGCCGGCTGGATGATGCGTTCGTCTGGATTGGCCGTGCCGAACGCACCATGCACGCCTGGCAGGTGGATGAAACCCTGTTCGTTCCTGTGCTGGAAGCACTCAAGGCCAGCTGCTGGTTGGCCCAGAACCAGGTGGATAGTGCCGCTCAGGCGGTTGCCAAGCTGGAGCCTTATCGTCTGGCGGGCTGTGTGCCGGAGCTTTTCCCGATGATGCCAGGGTTGTTGGACTGCATGGACGTCCGGGTGGCTCTGGCGCGCGGCGACAGTGTACGTGCACGCGAAACCCTGACGGGCATTCGGGAGCGTTATGAGGCGGTGATTCCGTGGGGGGTAGAGCTGCACATTCGTTTGCTGGAGGCAGTGCTCGTGCAGGAAGAGAAGGGGCTGAGTGCAGCGCAAAAGATCCTGGCTTCGGTGGTCGCCGAAGCATCGCGGGAGCATTTCATCAGTCCGTTTGCGGAGCTTCAGAATGAACTTCGGGATCTGATGACGAAAGGGTTCGCCCAGATCGCGAATGGACCGTTCAAGGATTCCTTGGGGCGCTTGTACCGCATTCAGCCTGAAACTGAGTCAGCTGAGGCACTGGCGGAGCCGATCAGTGATCGGGAGCAAGGTGTCCTGGAGTTGATTGCGAAAGGGCTGTCGAACCAGGAAATTGCTGACAAACTTCATATCTCATTGCACACGGTCAAAACCCACGCGCGCCGAATTAACGCCAAGCTGGCAGTGAGGTCGCGTACTCAGGCTATTGTCCGTGCACGGGAATTGGGGCTGCTTTAA
- a CDS encoding DUF1329 domain-containing protein, whose amino-acid sequence MKLNKKLLATGVLAASVFAGQAYGAVSAEEAAKLGNSLTPIGAEKAGNGGDIPAWDGGLSTPPAGYKGDGRYVDPFEGEEPKFVIDQSNVDQYADNLSTGQIAMIKRYDDYFMPVYETHRTATYPKEVNDQTTANATKVELIKNGNGLGNYTEATPFPIPQNGLEAIWNHITRYRGGSVARNVGQVTPTEGGAYSVVKFQDEFTWRTALEDFEPGEDPNVLFYFKQAITGPARLAGNVLLVHETIDQVAEPRRAWVYNAGQRRVRRAPQVAYDGPGTAADGMRTSDNFDMYNGAPDRYNWELVGKKEMYIPYNSYKLVDPSLKYDEIIKAGHINQDLTRYELHRVWHVRATLKDGERHIYAQRDFFIDEDSWQASVIDHYDGRGELWRVAEAHAMQFYDQDVPWYAIEVLYDLLSGRYLALGLTNEEEDPYEFGADRQSRDYTPAALRRAGTR is encoded by the coding sequence ATGAAACTGAACAAGAAACTACTGGCCACGGGTGTATTGGCTGCAAGTGTGTTTGCGGGTCAAGCCTATGGTGCGGTTTCTGCCGAAGAGGCGGCTAAGCTGGGCAATTCTCTGACGCCGATTGGCGCAGAGAAAGCAGGCAACGGCGGCGACATCCCTGCTTGGGATGGTGGGCTGAGCACGCCGCCGGCAGGTTACAAAGGTGATGGTCGCTACGTTGACCCGTTCGAGGGCGAAGAGCCGAAGTTTGTCATTGATCAGAGCAACGTAGACCAGTACGCAGACAACCTGTCGACTGGCCAGATCGCCATGATCAAGCGCTATGACGATTACTTCATGCCGGTCTATGAGACGCATCGCACGGCGACATACCCGAAAGAGGTTAACGACCAGACCACGGCGAATGCCACCAAGGTTGAGCTGATCAAGAATGGTAACGGTCTCGGTAATTACACCGAAGCCACTCCGTTCCCGATTCCTCAGAACGGTCTAGAAGCCATTTGGAACCACATTACCCGTTACCGGGGTGGCTCCGTTGCACGTAACGTTGGACAGGTGACGCCGACGGAAGGTGGCGCCTACTCAGTGGTCAAGTTCCAGGATGAGTTCACTTGGCGTACCGCGCTTGAAGACTTTGAGCCGGGCGAAGATCCCAACGTTCTGTTCTACTTCAAGCAGGCGATTACAGGACCAGCTCGTTTGGCCGGTAACGTACTTCTAGTGCACGAGACCATCGACCAGGTAGCTGAGCCGCGTCGTGCTTGGGTATACAACGCCGGTCAGCGTCGAGTTCGTCGCGCACCTCAGGTGGCCTATGACGGACCGGGTACAGCGGCTGACGGCATGCGTACCTCTGACAACTTCGACATGTACAACGGTGCACCGGATCGATACAACTGGGAGCTGGTTGGCAAGAAGGAGATGTACATTCCCTACAACTCCTACAAGCTGGTCGATCCGAGCCTTAAGTATGACGAGATCATCAAGGCTGGTCATATTAACCAGGACCTGACCCGTTACGAGTTGCACCGTGTCTGGCATGTGCGCGCTACACTGAAGGATGGTGAGCGTCACATCTACGCACAGCGTGATTTCTTTATTGACGAAGACTCCTGGCAGGCTTCTGTGATCGATCACTACGATGGCCGTGGCGAGCTTTGGCGCGTCGCTGAAGCACATGCCATGCAGTTCTACGATCAGGACGTGCCCTGGTACGCCATCGAGGTTCTGTATGACCTGCTGTCGGGTCGCTACCTGGCGCTGGGCCTGACCAACGAGGAAGAAGATCCTTACGAGTTTGGTGCTGATCGCCAGTCTCGGGACTACACGCCGGCGGCACTTCGCCGGGCGGGTACTCGATAA
- a CDS encoding DUF1302 domain-containing protein, which produces MTRKTQQWQRWTKLPLAVAVAAGVSGQAAAYSFYMGDVEAQINTTLSAGVGWRLADQDKRLIAPGNLGPEYAPGQPLANTGSSSNNFDDGNLNFEKGDTYSKVVKGNSELFLNYDVDSDTLTRVGALVRGRYYYDFELKDEQRAVDPVGQRRELNDKAKDNASGGELLDAYVFSDWYFGNTPVSLRYGRQVLSWGESTFIQGGINVINPVDVPAFRAPGAELKDALLPVEMFYASAGVTENITLETFVQADWEPVKPDDCGTFFSTNDFAADGCGPVLLAGQLSDSQALAQGLVAPRLGDEEADSKDQFGVAMRWYVPALNDSELGFYYIKYNSRLPYVSGQVNDPDNGVSFPSYFIEYPENIDLYGISINTTTPGGWSLGAEYSFRPNMPIQWSAFELIYGGLQLENPETGGNASLLQDAREAENGGASLSGQKVDGYDRFKVSQAQFTLIKFFDQVMGASRLSLITEFGATYIHDLPDNDEGRFGRSGNFGIGTLPGGACDGSGSTGAALNINANYCTNDGFTTDFSWGYRARFVWDYPNVFAGINLRPQLAWSHDVEGYSPQPGGAFSEGSKAVGLSLEAVYQNKITGNIGYTNFFDGKPYNELTDRDFATVSVSYSF; this is translated from the coding sequence ATGACAAGAAAAACACAACAATGGCAGCGTTGGACAAAATTGCCGCTAGCCGTAGCAGTTGCGGCCGGCGTGTCCGGTCAAGCCGCAGCCTATTCATTCTATATGGGGGATGTCGAAGCCCAGATTAACACCACGCTTTCCGCGGGTGTCGGTTGGCGGTTGGCCGACCAGGACAAGCGTCTGATCGCGCCTGGTAACCTGGGTCCCGAGTATGCGCCAGGTCAACCTTTGGCCAATACAGGCTCGTCATCAAACAACTTTGATGACGGCAACCTGAATTTCGAGAAAGGCGACACTTACTCCAAGGTTGTTAAGGGTAACAGTGAGCTGTTCCTGAACTACGACGTCGACAGCGATACGCTGACTCGCGTCGGTGCCCTGGTTCGTGGTCGCTACTACTATGACTTTGAGCTCAAAGACGAACAGCGTGCGGTTGACCCGGTTGGTCAGCGTCGTGAGCTGAACGATAAAGCCAAGGATAACGCCTCCGGCGGAGAGCTCCTGGATGCCTACGTGTTCTCTGATTGGTACTTCGGCAATACGCCGGTAAGTCTGCGTTATGGTCGTCAGGTTCTGAGCTGGGGTGAAAGCACCTTTATTCAGGGCGGTATCAACGTCATCAACCCTGTTGACGTGCCCGCGTTCCGTGCGCCGGGCGCCGAATTGAAAGACGCTCTGCTGCCGGTGGAAATGTTCTACGCCTCCGCCGGTGTGACCGAAAATATCACCTTGGAGACATTCGTCCAGGCGGATTGGGAGCCGGTCAAGCCAGACGATTGCGGTACCTTCTTCTCGACAAACGATTTTGCCGCCGATGGCTGTGGCCCCGTACTACTGGCGGGTCAGTTGTCCGATTCGCAGGCATTGGCTCAAGGCCTGGTTGCTCCGCGACTCGGTGATGAAGAAGCCGATTCCAAGGATCAGTTTGGTGTTGCCATGCGCTGGTACGTTCCAGCACTGAACGATTCAGAGCTTGGCTTCTACTACATCAAGTACAACAGTCGTCTGCCGTACGTTAGTGGTCAGGTTAATGACCCAGACAATGGTGTTAGCTTCCCGTCATACTTCATCGAGTATCCCGAGAATATTGATCTGTACGGCATCAGCATCAACACCACGACGCCTGGCGGTTGGTCGTTGGGCGCGGAATATAGCTTCCGTCCGAACATGCCCATCCAGTGGAGCGCGTTTGAGCTGATCTACGGCGGTCTCCAGCTGGAGAATCCGGAAACCGGCGGCAACGCCAGTCTGCTGCAGGATGCTCGGGAAGCTGAGAATGGCGGAGCTAGCCTGAGTGGTCAGAAGGTGGACGGTTACGATCGGTTCAAGGTCTCCCAGGCCCAGTTTACCCTGATCAAGTTCTTCGATCAGGTCATGGGCGCCAGCCGCTTGTCCCTGATCACCGAATTCGGTGCTACCTATATCCACGATCTGCCTGACAACGACGAAGGTCGTTTCGGACGCTCCGGTAACTTCGGTATTGGTACTTTGCCGGGTGGTGCCTGTGACGGTTCTGGTTCAACCGGTGCAGCACTCAACATCAACGCCAATTACTGCACCAATGACGGCTTTACCACCGACTTCTCCTGGGGTTACCGTGCACGCTTCGTTTGGGATTACCCGAACGTGTTCGCAGGCATAAACTTGCGTCCTCAGCTGGCGTGGTCGCATGATGTTGAGGGTTATAGCCCGCAACCAGGCGGTGCGTTCAGCGAAGGCAGTAAAGCGGTAGGTCTCTCACTTGAGGCTGTCTACCAGAACAAGATTACCGGTAATATCGGTTACACCAACTTCTTTGACGGCAAGCCGTACAACGAACTGACTGACCGTGATTTCGCAACAGTGAGTGTTTCCTACTCATTCTGA
- a CDS encoding thiolase family protein — protein MSNDNVVIVSGVRTPMGGFQGSLSAVSAPDLGALTIAEAVKRAGLQPADVQEVIMGNVLPAGLKQGPARQAMRKAGLPDNTGATTINKLCGSGMKAAMFAHDLIKAGSNDIMVAGGMESMSNAPYILPTARKGYRMGPGDTAQDHMFLDGLEDAETGRLMGAFAQEMADKKGYTREEMDDYAINSLRRAQRAITEGLLKGEIVPVTVKSRKGDTVVEDDEQPFNANIEKIPSLRPAFSKDGTVTAANASSISDGASALVLMRESEAEKRGLKPLARIVGHSTQSQHPAEFTCAPVGAIETLLGKTGWSKEEVDLFEINEAFAMVAMMPIRELGLDPEKVNVHGGACAQGHPVGSTGSRLLVTLMYALQRYGKKKGIAALCIGGGEATAMAIELL, from the coding sequence ATGAGCAACGATAACGTAGTAATTGTCAGTGGGGTTCGTACCCCAATGGGTGGTTTTCAGGGCAGCCTGTCGGCTGTTAGCGCGCCTGACCTTGGCGCTCTCACCATTGCCGAGGCGGTAAAACGCGCTGGTTTGCAGCCGGCTGATGTCCAGGAAGTGATCATGGGCAATGTGCTGCCCGCCGGACTTAAGCAAGGTCCGGCTCGCCAGGCCATGCGCAAGGCTGGTCTGCCAGACAACACCGGTGCCACCACCATCAACAAGCTTTGCGGTTCCGGTATGAAAGCGGCGATGTTTGCCCATGACCTGATCAAGGCGGGTAGCAACGACATCATGGTCGCCGGTGGCATGGAAAGCATGTCCAACGCGCCCTACATTCTGCCCACCGCGCGGAAAGGCTATCGCATGGGACCTGGCGACACAGCGCAGGATCACATGTTCCTCGACGGCCTGGAAGATGCGGAAACGGGTCGCCTGATGGGGGCTTTCGCCCAGGAAATGGCAGACAAGAAGGGATACACCCGTGAGGAGATGGATGACTATGCCATCAACTCGCTCAGGCGAGCCCAGCGTGCGATCACCGAAGGGCTGTTAAAGGGTGAAATCGTTCCCGTGACGGTCAAATCCCGTAAGGGCGACACCGTTGTTGAAGACGATGAGCAGCCGTTCAACGCCAACATCGAAAAGATCCCAAGCCTGCGTCCGGCGTTCAGCAAAGACGGTACCGTGACTGCTGCGAACGCATCGTCTATCTCCGACGGCGCTTCGGCCCTGGTGCTGATGCGGGAATCAGAAGCGGAAAAGCGTGGCTTGAAGCCGCTGGCAAGAATTGTGGGTCACAGCACCCAGTCTCAGCATCCTGCAGAATTCACCTGTGCACCGGTTGGTGCCATCGAGACTCTGCTCGGTAAAACTGGCTGGAGTAAAGAAGAGGTCGACCTGTTTGAAATCAACGAGGCCTTTGCCATGGTGGCCATGATGCCTATCCGCGAGCTGGGGCTCGATCCGGAAAAGGTGAATGTTCATGGTGGTGCCTGTGCCCAGGGGCACCCGGTTGGCTCTACGGGCTCCCGTCTGCTCGTTACCCTGATGTACGCGCTGCAGCGTTATGGCAAGAAGAAGGGCATTGCGGCTCTTTGCATCGGCGGTGGTGAGGCCACGGCCATGGCTATTGAATTGCTGTAA
- the zapE gene encoding cell division protein ZapE produces MTPWERYQKDLERADFQKDAAQEDAVSRLQSLYDKLVDAESDRNKAMTKLRRKLKKGKEDPVTGLYFWGGVGRGKTYLMDTFYESLPFDRKMRVHFHRFMQRVHTELKSLKGEKNPLELVSKKFADEARVICFDEFFVSDIGDAMILATLMDGLFSRGVTLVCTSNIVPDGLYKDGLQRARFLPAIALVKKHTQVVNVDGGIDYRLRTLEQAELFHSPLDADADVSLRASFDALAVEAGKHSKTMEINGRKIPAQAHADDVVWFDFVDVCDGPRSQNDYIELARQFHAIIISNVPVLGRENDDQARRFINMVDEFYDRNVKVIMSAAAPITELYSGGRLSFEFERTESRLLEMQSHEYLEAPHKP; encoded by the coding sequence TTGACCCCTTGGGAACGTTACCAGAAGGATCTCGAACGCGCGGATTTTCAGAAGGACGCTGCTCAGGAAGATGCTGTCAGCCGTCTGCAGTCACTGTACGACAAACTGGTCGATGCGGAAAGTGATCGCAATAAGGCGATGACCAAGCTGCGCCGAAAACTGAAGAAGGGCAAGGAAGATCCGGTTACCGGGCTGTATTTCTGGGGCGGCGTTGGTCGCGGTAAGACTTACCTGATGGATACCTTCTACGAATCCCTGCCTTTTGATCGCAAGATGCGGGTTCATTTTCACCGTTTCATGCAGCGGGTTCATACCGAGCTGAAGTCTCTCAAGGGCGAGAAAAACCCACTGGAGTTGGTGTCCAAGAAGTTCGCTGACGAAGCCCGTGTGATCTGTTTTGACGAGTTTTTTGTTTCCGACATTGGTGACGCCATGATCCTCGCCACCCTGATGGACGGTCTGTTTAGCCGTGGCGTGACTCTGGTGTGCACCTCCAACATTGTTCCGGATGGACTGTATAAGGACGGCCTGCAGCGGGCGCGTTTCCTGCCTGCGATCGCCCTGGTGAAAAAGCATACTCAGGTTGTGAATGTTGATGGTGGTATCGATTACCGCCTCAGGACTCTGGAACAGGCGGAGCTGTTTCATTCTCCGCTGGATGCCGACGCCGATGTCAGCCTGCGGGCGAGTTTCGATGCCCTGGCGGTGGAGGCCGGCAAGCACAGCAAGACCATGGAGATAAATGGTCGGAAGATTCCGGCCCAGGCTCATGCTGATGACGTGGTCTGGTTTGATTTCGTGGATGTGTGTGACGGCCCCCGTAGCCAGAACGACTACATAGAGTTGGCTCGGCAGTTTCACGCGATCATTATCAGTAATGTCCCTGTGCTGGGGCGCGAGAATGATGACCAGGCCCGTCGGTTCATCAACATGGTGGACGAGTTTTACGATCGTAATGTGAAGGTGATCATGTCCGCCGCGGCTCCTATAACCGAGCTTTATTCAGGTGGCCGGCTCAGTTTCGAGTTTGAAAGAACCGAATCACGACTGCTGGAAATGCAGTCCCATGAGTATCTGGAAGCACCGCACAAGCCGTAA
- a CDS encoding YhcB family protein, whose amino-acid sequence MTNLILAAIAALIVGIVIGVVVGRSGQGTTLRQRRAEQQIEELRSEYTRYQAQVNEHFMESSHLLRRFNDAYRDVNQHMARGANRLCNDEEWMEELAQETSRKRLEEVSDDGVEPPRDYAPKTDPDASGTLAEGFGLPKKEKA is encoded by the coding sequence ATGACAAACCTGATTCTGGCAGCGATTGCCGCATTGATTGTTGGCATCGTCATCGGGGTAGTTGTTGGCCGCTCCGGGCAGGGAACCACGCTGCGACAGCGTCGGGCAGAACAACAAATTGAAGAGCTGAGAAGCGAATATACGCGCTATCAGGCTCAGGTGAATGAGCACTTCATGGAGTCCTCCCACCTTTTGCGCCGATTTAACGACGCCTATCGCGACGTGAACCAACACATGGCGCGCGGAGCCAACCGGCTGTGCAACGATGAAGAGTGGATGGAGGAGCTGGCGCAGGAAACCTCGCGGAAGCGATTGGAAGAAGTCAGCGACGACGGCGTCGAGCCGCCGCGGGACTATGCCCCCAAGACCGACCCTGATGCTTCGGGAACGCTGGCAGAAGGTTTCGGCCTCCCCAAGAAAGAGAAGGCCTGA
- a CDS encoding Nif3-like dinuclear metal center hexameric protein: MASRNAIVQKIAEWLQPENFQDYCPNGLQVEGKEEVLTLVTGVTASQALIDAAIEADADMILVHHGYFWKGEDQRIRGMKRERLKTLLQKDINLAAYHLPLDDHPEYGNNRQLANVLGIENPKPLGGLVWEGELSEPMTPEQFGRHIAEHLHREPLLVGEGKPQISRVGWCTGAAQGFIGTALDAGLDAFVSGEISEPTTHTARECGIYYYAAGHHATERYGVRALGEALAKEFGLTHRFIDCDNPV, from the coding sequence ATGGCCAGTCGCAATGCTATCGTTCAAAAAATCGCCGAATGGCTCCAGCCAGAGAACTTTCAGGACTATTGTCCGAACGGTCTGCAGGTTGAAGGTAAGGAAGAAGTTCTCACCCTAGTTACCGGCGTTACCGCTTCGCAAGCGCTGATTGATGCAGCTATCGAAGCAGATGCCGACATGATCCTGGTGCACCACGGCTATTTCTGGAAAGGGGAAGACCAGCGCATTCGCGGCATGAAGCGCGAGCGGCTGAAAACCTTGCTTCAAAAGGACATCAATCTGGCTGCGTATCACCTGCCCCTGGATGATCACCCCGAGTATGGCAACAATCGGCAGCTAGCGAATGTTCTGGGTATCGAGAATCCCAAGCCGCTCGGTGGTTTGGTATGGGAAGGTGAGCTTTCCGAGCCTATGACGCCGGAGCAGTTTGGTCGCCATATTGCTGAGCACCTTCACCGGGAGCCGCTTCTGGTTGGAGAAGGCAAGCCCCAAATCAGCCGGGTAGGTTGGTGTACTGGCGCTGCACAGGGTTTTATTGGCACCGCACTGGATGCCGGTCTGGATGCTTTTGTCAGTGGGGAAATTTCAGAGCCGACAACTCACACGGCGCGTGAATGTGGCATTTACTATTATGCTGCGGGCCATCACGCTACGGAGCGATATGGCGTGCGGGCGTTGGGCGAGGCGCTGGCAAAGGAATTCGGGCTGACGCATCGATTTATCGACTGCGACAACCCGGTGTAA
- the hisC gene encoding histidinol-phosphate transaminase, with amino-acid sequence MSKFWSPLVNDLVPYVPGEQPKMANLVKLNTNENPFGPSPKVVEAIKAELNDNLRLYPDPEGESLRQTIANYHSLKPEQVFLGNGSDEVLAHIFYGLFQHGEPILFPDITYSFYPVYCGLYNIEGVKVPLTDSFEINPEDYKQANGGVIFPNPNAPTGRYLGLKHVEEILQANPDRVVVVDEAYIDFGGESAIALVNDYPNLLVCQTLSKARSLAGLRVGFAVGHPDLIEALNRVKNSFNSYPLDRLAQAGAQAAYEDEAWFQKCCAGVISERERLTESLEALDFEVLPSKANFVLARHKTKSGESLAQDLREQGIIVRHFNKPRIEQFLRITIGTPEQNDALIKGLKSL; translated from the coding sequence ATGAGTAAGTTCTGGAGCCCGCTGGTTAATGACCTGGTCCCGTATGTGCCAGGCGAGCAGCCGAAAATGGCCAACTTGGTCAAACTAAATACCAATGAAAACCCTTTTGGTCCGTCACCTAAGGTCGTTGAAGCAATCAAGGCCGAGCTGAATGACAACCTTCGCCTGTACCCGGACCCGGAAGGCGAAAGTCTGCGCCAGACCATTGCCAACTATCACTCCCTGAAGCCTGAGCAGGTCTTCCTCGGTAATGGGTCTGACGAAGTCCTGGCGCATATCTTCTATGGCCTGTTTCAGCACGGCGAGCCGATTCTGTTTCCGGATATCACCTACAGCTTCTACCCGGTGTACTGTGGTCTGTATAACATCGAGGGCGTTAAAGTCCCGTTGACTGACAGCTTCGAGATCAATCCCGAAGACTACAAACAGGCCAACGGCGGGGTAATTTTCCCGAACCCCAATGCGCCCACAGGCCGGTATCTCGGTTTAAAGCACGTAGAAGAAATTCTGCAGGCCAATCCTGATCGGGTCGTTGTCGTGGACGAGGCTTACATCGACTTCGGTGGCGAGAGCGCCATTGCCCTGGTGAATGATTATCCGAACCTGTTGGTCTGCCAAACCCTTTCCAAAGCCCGTTCCTTGGCGGGGCTGCGCGTTGGCTTTGCGGTGGGGCATCCGGATTTGATCGAGGCACTGAATCGGGTCAAGAACAGCTTTAATAGCTATCCGCTAGATCGACTCGCTCAAGCTGGTGCCCAAGCGGCCTATGAAGACGAGGCCTGGTTCCAGAAATGCTGCGCTGGCGTCATCAGCGAGCGTGAGCGTTTAACGGAATCGCTTGAAGCGCTCGATTTTGAAGTGCTGCCGTCCAAGGCCAACTTCGTGCTGGCTCGCCACAAGACGAAGTCCGGCGAATCTCTGGCGCAGGATCTGAGAGAGCAGGGCATCATCGTTCGTCACTTCAACAAGCCGCGGATTGAGCAATTCCTCCGGATTACCATTGGTACTCCGGAGCAGAATGATGCTCTGATCAAAGGCCTTAAGTCGCTGTAA